The following proteins are co-located in the Leucoraja erinacea ecotype New England chromosome 4, Leri_hhj_1, whole genome shotgun sequence genome:
- the LOC129696409 gene encoding proteoglycan 4-like isoform X2, protein MPSHGKLVVPDGLKTLLEALGRAVVQDQPDNIQIFASSYFIELLQFREVNPTLDICDLVKMFHMSRGIQKPEQTVDDGGCQLNSSSKDEATTPPLTEEKTADSTPHCHLAQASSKEAADAKAHSAEEDLVASCPEEKNAEGKDKQLPCMVDKGFKLVYGRIDELGTKMDDLIGSIKNLADVMSKEQTADEKQQRKADSTPEGTCPSKSPEATPAAAKSPEPTTTAKSPEATSPGTKSPEPGAPGTKSPEATAPGAASPGKKSPEATTPGAASPGKKSPEGTTPGATSPGTKTPEATSPEGKSPEATMPVETTPEATSPGVKTPDAAGTKTPEADPESTSPEAKTPEPEVEAEAEAEAVESKEE, encoded by the exons ATGCCGTCACACGGTAAACTTGTAGTGCCTGATGGCTTGAAAACTCTGTTGGAGGCATTAGGCAGAGCTGTGGTGCAAGACCAGCCTGACAACATCCAAATATTTGCCTCTTCGTACTTCATTGAGTTGTTACAATTTCGAGAAG TGAACCCAACACTTGATATATGTGACCTGGTTAAAATGTTTCACATGAGCAGAG GTATTCAGAAACCTGAACAGACTGTCGATGATGGTGGCTGCCAATTAAATTCGTCTAGCAAAGATGAGGCCACAACACCTCCCCTCACTGAGGAAAAGACAGCAGACTCCACTCCACATTGCCATCTAGCTCAAGCTTCTTCAAAGGAAGCAGCAGATGCAAAGGCTCATTCTGCAGAAGAGGATCTTGTTGCATCTTGTCCTGAGGAAAAGAATGCTGAGGGCAAGGACAAGCAATTGCCCTGCATGGTTGATAAGGGCTTTAAATTGGTATATGGTAGAATTGATGAGTTGGGAACTAAGATGGATGATTTAATTGGCAGTATTAAAAATCTTGCTGATGTAATGTCtaaggaacaaactgcagatgagaAGCAACAACGAAAAGCAGACTCTACCCCAGAAGGAACATGCCCATCGAAATCTCCAGAAGCGACTCCAGCAGCAGCAAAATCTCCAGAACCAACAACAACAGCAAAATCTCCAGAAGCGACCTCACCAGGGACAAaatctccagaaccaggggcacctgGGACAAAATCTCCAGAAGCAACAGCACCAGGAGCTGCATCACCAGGAAAAAAATCCCCAGAAGCAACGACTCCAGGTGCTGCATCACCTGGGAAAAAATCCCCAGAAGGAACCACACCTGGAGCAACTTCACCTGGAACAAAAACTCCAGAAGCAACATCACCTGAAGGCAAATCACCAGAAGCAACAATGCCTGTAGAAACAACACCAGAAGCAACAAGTCCCGGAGTGAAGACCCCAGATGCAGCAGGTACAAAGACACCAGAGGCAGATCCAGAATCAACAAGTCCAGAAGCAAAAACGCCAGAACCAGAAGTAGAAGCGGAAGCAGAAGCAGAAGCAGTAGAATCAAAAGAAGAATAA
- the LOC129696409 gene encoding extracellular matrix protein A-like isoform X1: MPSHGKLVVPDGLKTLLEALGRAVVQDQPDNIQIFASSYFIELLQFREVNPTLDICDLVKMFHMSRAGNIDEKAHRAVSDDQPVKSVSKDSSLINQEIMSKILGEKAPPTTRHEASTSMSLIRNASAQQQAPTSLPPETVPQQQTVPAPQDNMARVPYIRQDVPPIPYEALMRSPYIRHEPVPIPCEPLIRAPYYQEMIPAPYDPYIRAPYFTQEPMPAPFEPMIIAPALRQEPVPLPYETLIMAQPPRQGPLPCPAPYDYMVKSTPIHQEMIRPPYEPPKSPVQQVTMPSAGDRKTMSVSPAAESPQQTVTSPPQTEHAPTTYSNKTMEICPAPGSLSSPSGRGTSPAAPQYEQKTPATYQPSMTSQYQSPPVYAQPVPSPFQPYYQGMPHQYANVGPVVYQPLPSQYSNRSPPVYQRTSSPQYPLMNQQTVPLAYDSCSPPIDDKSVYKSTVGDISSRRAQQPSVWLQSPSPQDELRMSSVRQETSAAGTGDVLIICEDHSCDQCKKVPSIHQDQMAPGSTTSICEEHSCERCTSQDKTSTSGGVTTVCQDHSCDECKKKSSTQLPVSAPSGDVAADCKEHLCDQCKKLSRKRLSAAPSGDIAVDCKEHSCDMCKQKSTSRQQLSSAPSGDVLSVCEEHSCDQCKKSTSQLVTSEPCDEDVAAVCEEHSCDQCKKSTSEAVFSAPSGIVAAVCEEHSCDQCKKSDTHLVSSAPSGNVAAVCEEHSCDQCKKSDTRPVSSAPSGNVAAVCEEHSCDQCKKSDTRPVSTAPSGNVSVICEDHSCDQCKKSDTHPVSSAPSGNVSVICEDHSCDQCKKSDTHPVSSAPSGNVSIICEDHSCDQCKKSDTRPVSTAPSGNVSVVCEEHSCDQCKKSDTQQVSTAPSGNVSPVCEDHSCDQCKKSDTRQQVSSAPSGNVSAVCEDHSCDQCKKSDSYQQVSSAPSGNVSAVCEDHSCDLCKKKSSGSQQFLSGASGNLSPVCEEHSCDQCKKSDTRQQVSGAPSGNVSAVCEEHSCDQCKKSDSYTQRSSGPSGNVSPVCEEHSCDVCKKKSSGSQFLSGASGNLSPVCEEHSCDQCKWSSTDQALSSANSGDVSSANGEHSCDQCKKKSSTCQKLSSAPSGEVSSVCEEHSCDQCKKKSSTCQELSSAPSGNVSSTSEEHSCDQCKKKSSTCQELCSAQSGDVSSASEEHSCDQCKRSSTSQRVSSAPSGDLCEEHSCDQCKKTSSTNQQFSTVPSTDLSTGCQDASCNQCKKKSSTCLVVFSAPNDDVSGDCQEHSCDQCKKQSSTSQRVSSAPSGDLSSICEEHSCDQCKKKSSTNQKFLSVPGGDQSTGCQDPSCNQCKKRSSTCQAVLSVPSNDLSDGCQEHSCDQCRMSSSSGPEFSTPASANASSSCQDHTCDLCRKASSTRPEFSTATSANASSSCQEHTCDMCRKASSTHPEFSTAASANASSICQDNTYDTCRKASSTRPEFSNAASANTSSSCQDHSCDLCRKASSTRPEFSTGTSANASSSCQDNTCDTCRKASSTHPEFSAAPSATASSSCQEDACDQCRKVSSTRPEYSSALSTNASSSCQEHACDQCRKVSSTCQDYSPGLSTNASSSCQDHSCDQCAKMSSTCQDYSSAPSTNASSSCQDHSCDLCRKTSSAQDYSSAPIGESVCQEHTCDQCKKESSTQQVYSSAPSSNASSSFQEHSCDQCKKDYSSGPSRAISFGCQDPSCEQCKKAASKPISNVSMADQEHACDQCRKDSSTDQESNKPCGTCLECASKASSQNSTSGQDIQAPTLQCLYKAPSSADGPPYNTSTEASTTFSPQNSICKAPHYQQGSPDGGNYDTVPTNKPIFMHLSTKCCIVNYSDSATCVEPVTYHETTMHQVSEIHLKDELKDEPEAVCDKEEPPKEEAEADACSYEEAAVEDKKPEQASPCPPSEEDTSCHSSTDSVCDKSEGDAQDKTSTSEACAGIQKPEQTVDDGGCQLNSSSKDEATTPPLTEEKTADSTPHCHLAQASSKEAADAKAHSAEEDLVASCPEEKNAEGKDKQLPCMVDKGFKLVYGRIDELGTKMDDLIGSIKNLADVMSKEQTADEKQQRKADSTPEGTCPSKSPEATPAAAKSPEPTTTAKSPEATSPGTKSPEPGAPGTKSPEATAPGAASPGKKSPEATTPGAASPGKKSPEGTTPGATSPGTKTPEATSPEGKSPEATMPVETTPEATSPGVKTPDAAGTKTPEADPESTSPEAKTPEPEVEAEAEAEAVESKEE, translated from the exons ATGCCGTCACACGGTAAACTTGTAGTGCCTGATGGCTTGAAAACTCTGTTGGAGGCATTAGGCAGAGCTGTGGTGCAAGACCAGCCTGACAACATCCAAATATTTGCCTCTTCGTACTTCATTGAGTTGTTACAATTTCGAGAAG TGAACCCAACACTTGATATATGTGACCTGGTTAAAATGTTTCACATGAGCAGAG CTGGAAATATTGATGAGAAGGCACATCGAGCTGTCTCCGATGATCAACCTGTTAAGTCAGTGTCTAAGGATTCTTCACTTATTAATCAGGAAATTATGTCAAAAATCCTTGGTGAAAAGGCCCCTCCTACTACGCGACATGAAGCCTCAACATCCATGTCTTTGATAAGGAACGCTTCAGCACAGCAGCAAGCTCCAACATCTCTTCCACCCGAAACTGTCCCTCAGCAACAAACTGTACCAGCTCCACAGGACAATATGGCTCGTGTACCATATATACGTCAAGATGTCCCACCTATTCCCTATGAAGCTTTGATGAGGTCACCATACATTCGTCATGAACCTGTACCTATTCCGTGTGAGCCTTTGATTAGGGCTCCATATTATCAAGAAATGATACCTGCTCCATATGACCCTTATATTAGGGCCCCATATTTCACTCAAGAACCTATGCCTGCTCCATTTGAGCCTATGATTATAGCTCCAGCACTTCGTCAAGAACCTGTTCCTCTTCCATATGAAACTCTAATTATGGCTCAGCCTCCTCGACAAGGCCCTCTACCATGTCCTGCTCCATACGACTACATGGTTAAAAGTACACCCATTCATCAAGAGATGATACGTCCCCCATATGAACCACCAAAATCACCTGTTCAACAAGTAACCATGCCTTCTGCAGGTGACAGGAAGACTATGTCTGTTTCACCAGCAGCTGAATCTCCACAGCAGACGGTGACTTCACCTCCTCAAACAGAACATGCACCTACGACTTATAGTAACAAGACCATGGAGATTTGTCCGGCTCCTGGCTCATTATCATCTCCCTCAGGCCGGGGCACGTCCCCAGCCGCACCTCAATATGAACAAAAAACCCCAGCTACTTACCAACCATCAATGACATCTCAATATCAGTCCCCTCCTGTTTACGCACAACCTGTACCGTCTCCATTTCAACCTTATTATCAAGGGATGCCACATCAATATGCAAATGTTGGTCCAGTTGTTTACCAGCCCTTACCATCTCAATACAGTAATAGATCTCCTCCTGTTTATCAACGAACCTCATCACCTCAATATCCATTAATGAATCAACAAACAGTGCCTCTGGCATATGACAGTTGTTCTCCACCCATCGATGACAAGTCTGTTTATAAATCAACTGTTGGCGACATTTCATCTCGACGTGCCCAACAACCATCTGTGTGGCTCCAATCACCTTCGCCACAGGATGAGTTAAGGATGAGCTCTGTTCGTCAAGAAACTTCAGCTGCTGGAACTGGCGATGTCTTAATTATTTGTGAGGACCATTCATGTGATCAGTGTAAGAAGGTACCATCCATTCACCAAGATCAGATGGCTCCTGGCAGTACGACATCTATCTGTGAAGAACATTCATGTGAGCGTTGTACGAGTCAGGACAAAACATCTACGAGTGGTGGAGTCACAACTGTGTGTCAAGACCATTCATGTGATGAGTGCAAGAAGAAGTCATCTACTCAGCTGCCTGTATCTGCTCCAAGTGGTGATGTTGCAGCTGATTGTAAAGAACATTTGTGTGATCAATGCAAGAAGTTATCTCGTAAAAGGTTATCAGCTGCTCCAAGTGGTGATATTGCGGTTGATTGTAAAGAACATTCATGTGATATGTGCAAGCAGAAGTCAACTAGTCGTCAACAATTATCCTCTGCTCCAAGTGGTGACGTCTTATCAGTTTGTGAGGAACATTCATGTGATCAGTGTAAGAAGTCAACATCTCAACTAGTAACCTCTGAGCCATGTGATGAAGATGTTGCAGCAGTTTGTGAAGAACATTCTTGTGATCAATGCAAAAAATCAACTTCTGAAGCAGTATTCTCCGCTCCAAGTGGCATTGTCGCAGCTGTTTGCGAGGAACATTCATGTGATCAATGCAAGAAGTCAGATACCCATCTAGTATCCTCAGCTCCAAGTGGCAATGTTGCAGCTGTTTGTGAGGAACATTCATGCGATCAATGCAAGAAGTCAGATACCCGTCCAGTATCCTCCGCTCCAAGTGGCAATGTTGCAGCTGTTTGCGAAGAACATTCATGCGATCAATGCAAGAAGTCAGATACCCGTCCAGTATCCACAGCCCCAAGTGGCAATGTCTCAGTTATTTGTGAGGATCATTCATGCGATCAGTGTAAGAAGTCAGACACTCATCCAGTATCCTCCGCTCCAAGTGGCAATGTGTCAGTTATTTGTGAGGATCATTCATGCGATCAGTGTAAGAAGTCAGACACTCATCCAGTATCCTCCGCTCCAAGTGGCAATGTGTCAATTATTTGTGAGGATCATTCATGCGATCAGTGTAAGAAGTCAGATACACGTCCAGTATCCACCGCTCCAAGTGGCAATGTCTCAGTTGTTTGTGAGGAACATTCATGCGATCAGTGTAAGAAGTCAGATACTCAACAAGTATCTACTGCTCCAAGTGGCAATGTATCGCCTGTTTGTGAGGATCATTCATGCGATCAGTGCAAGAAGTCAGATACCCGTCAACAAGTATCCTCTGCTCCAAGTGGCAACGTATCAGCTGTTTGTGAGGATCATTCATGCGATCAGTGTAAGAAGTCAGATAGTTACCAACAGGTATCCTCCGCTCCAAGTGGCAACGTCTCAGCTGTTTGTGAGGATCATTCTTGTGATCTATGTAAGAAAAAGTCTTCTGGCAGTCAACAGTTTTTGTCCGGTGCAAGTGGTAATCTCTCACCAGTCTGTGAGGAACATTCATGCGATCAGTGCAAAAAGTCAGATACTCGTCAACAAGTATCCGGCGCTCCAAGTGGCAATGTATCAGCTGTTTGTGAGGAACATTCGTGTGATCAGTGTAAGAAGTCAGATAGTTATACACAAAGATCCTCCGGTCCAAGTGGCAACGTCTCACCTGTTTGTGAAGAACATTCATGTGATGTGTGCAAGAAGAAGTCATCTGGCAGTCAATTTCTGTCTGGTGCAAGTGGTAATCTCTCACCAGTCTGTGAGGAACATTCATGTGATCAGTGCAAGTGGTCATCTACTGATCAAGCATTATCCTCCGCTAATAGTGGTGATGTCTCTTCTGCAAATGGCGAACATTCGTGTGATCAGTGCAAGAAGAAATCATCTACCTGTCAGAAGTTGTCCTCTGCTCCAAGTGGCGAGGTTTCTTCTGTTTGCGAGGAACATTCGTGTGACCAGTGCAAAAAGAAATCATCCACCTGTCAGGAGTTGTCCAGTGCTCCTAGTGGCAATGTTTCTTCTACTAGCGAGGAACATTCTTGTGACCAGTGCAAGAAAAAATCATCTACCTGTCAGGAGTTGTGTTCTGCTCAAAGTGGCGATGTTTCTTCTGCTAGCGAGGAACATTCTTGTGACCAGTGCAAGAGGTCATCAACTTCTCAACGGGTTTCATCTGCTCCAAGTGGTGATCTCTGTGAGGAACATTCATGTGACCAATGTAAGAAGACGTCATCAACCAATCAACAGTTCTCCACTGTTCCAAGCACTGATCTGTCCACAGGCTGCCAAGATGCATCATGTAATCAATGCAAGAAAAAGTCATCCACTTGTTTAGTTGTCTTCTCTGCACCAAATGATGATGTCTCAGGCGATTGTCAAGAACATTCTTGTGATCAATGTAAGAAGCAGTCATCAACCTCTCAACGGGTCTCATCTGCTCCAAGTGGTGATCTCTCATCTATTTGTGAAGAACATTCATGTGACCAATGTAAGAAGAAGTCATCAACCAATCAAAAGTTCTTGTCTGTTCCAGGTGGTGATCAGTCCACAGGTTGCCAGGACCCTTCATGTAATCAATGCAAGAAAAGATCATCCACCTGTCAAGCAGTCTTGTCTGTTCCAAGCAATGATCTTTCAGATGGTTGTCAAGAACATTCATGTGATCAATGCAGGATGTCATCCTCATCTGGTCCAGAATTTTCTACTCCTGCAAGTGCTAACGCCTCATCCAGTTGCCAGGACCATACATGCGATCTGTGTCGAAAGGCGTCTTCCACACGTCCAGAATTTTCAACTGCTACAAGTGCTAACGCCTCATCCAGTTGCCAGGAACATACATGCGATATGTGTCGAAAGGCGTCTTCCACGCATCCAGAGTTTTCAACTGCTGCAAGTGCTAACGCCTCATCCATTTGCCAGGACAATACATACGATACATGTCGAAAGGCGTCTTCCACACGTCCAGAGTTTTCAAATGCTGCAAGTGCTAACACCTCATCCAGTTGCCAGGACCATTCATGCGATCTGTGTCGAAAGGCGTCTTCCACACGTCCAGAATTTTCAACTGGTACAAGTGCTAATGCCTCATCCAGTTGCCAGGACAATACATGCGATACGTGTCGAAAGGCATCTTCTACACATCCAGAATTTTCAGCTGCTCCAAGTGCTACTGCCTCATCCAGTTGTCAGGAGGATGCATGTGATCAGTGTAGGAAGGTGTCCTCCACACGGCCAGAGTATTCATCTGCTCTAAGTACAAATGCCTCATCTAGCTGTCAGGAACATGCTTGTGATCAGTGCAGGAAAGTGTCCTCAACTTGTCAAGATTATTCACCTGGTCTAAGTACGAACGCCTCATCTAGTTGCCAGGACCATTCATGTGATCAGTGTGCGAAGATGTCCTCCACCTGTCAAGATTATTCATCTGCTCCAAGTACCAATGCTTCTTCGAGTTGTCAAGATCATTCATGTGATCTCTGTAGGAAGACATCATCTGCTCAAGATTATTCATCGGCTCCAATAGGCGAGTCTGTTTGTCAAGAACACACATGTGATCAATGTAAGAAGGAGTCATCTACCCAACAAGTCTATTCCTCGGCTCCAAGTAGCAATGCCTCGTCTAGTTTTCAAGAACACTCATGTGATCAGTGTAAAAAAGATTATTCGTCAGGTCCGAGTCGCGCTATCTCATTTGGTTGTCAAGATCCTTCATGTGAACAATGCAAGAAGGCTGCATCTAAACCTATTAGCAATGTTTCAATGGCTGACCAAGAACATGCATGTGATCAATGTAGAAAGGATTCatctactgatcaagaatctaataAACCATGCGGGACATGTTTAGAATGTGCCTCAAAAGCCTCTAGTCAAAATTCAACAAGTGGTCAAGATATCCAGGCTCCCACTTTGCAGTGCTTGTATAAAGCTCCATCTTCTGCAGATGGTCCACCATATAATACGTCAACTGAGGCATCAACAACTTTTAGTCCACAGAACAGTATATGCAAGGCCCCACATTATCAGCAAGGAAGTCCTGATGGAGGTAATTATGACACAGTACCCACTAATAAGCCTATTTTCATGCACCTTTCCACAAAATGTTGCATTGTGAACTACAGTGATTCAGCAACTTGCGTTGAACCTGTAACTTACCATGAAACCACAATGCACCAAGTGTCAGAAATCCATTTGAAGGATGAATTGAAGGATGAACCTGAAGCAGTTTGCGATAAAGAGGAGCCACCTAAAGAAGAAGCAGAGGCTGATGCGTGTTCTTATGAGGAAGCAGCAGTGGAAGATAAGAAACCTGAGCAAGCATCACCCTGTCCTCCATCTGAAGAGGATACATCCTGTCATAGCTCCACAGATTCTGTATGTGATAAATCAGAAGGGGATGCACAGGATAAAACATCCACTAGCGAAGCGTGTGCCG GTATTCAGAAACCTGAACAGACTGTCGATGATGGTGGCTGCCAATTAAATTCGTCTAGCAAAGATGAGGCCACAACACCTCCCCTCACTGAGGAAAAGACAGCAGACTCCACTCCACATTGCCATCTAGCTCAAGCTTCTTCAAAGGAAGCAGCAGATGCAAAGGCTCATTCTGCAGAAGAGGATCTTGTTGCATCTTGTCCTGAGGAAAAGAATGCTGAGGGCAAGGACAAGCAATTGCCCTGCATGGTTGATAAGGGCTTTAAATTGGTATATGGTAGAATTGATGAGTTGGGAACTAAGATGGATGATTTAATTGGCAGTATTAAAAATCTTGCTGATGTAATGTCtaaggaacaaactgcagatgagaAGCAACAACGAAAAGCAGACTCTACCCCAGAAGGAACATGCCCATCGAAATCTCCAGAAGCGACTCCAGCAGCAGCAAAATCTCCAGAACCAACAACAACAGCAAAATCTCCAGAAGCGACCTCACCAGGGACAAaatctccagaaccaggggcacctgGGACAAAATCTCCAGAAGCAACAGCACCAGGAGCTGCATCACCAGGAAAAAAATCCCCAGAAGCAACGACTCCAGGTGCTGCATCACCTGGGAAAAAATCCCCAGAAGGAACCACACCTGGAGCAACTTCACCTGGAACAAAAACTCCAGAAGCAACATCACCTGAAGGCAAATCACCAGAAGCAACAATGCCTGTAGAAACAACACCAGAAGCAACAAGTCCCGGAGTGAAGACCCCAGATGCAGCAGGTACAAAGACACCAGAGGCAGATCCAGAATCAACAAGTCCAGAAGCAAAAACGCCAGAACCAGAAGTAGAAGCGGAAGCAGAAGCAGAAGCAGTAGAATCAAAAGAAGAATAA